The following are from one region of the Chloracidobacterium sp. genome:
- a CDS encoding 3',5'-cyclic-nucleotide phosphodiesterase, protein MRLQLLPSTIDPTGKVSGGQHFTCFVIDDRVAIDAGSLATSVSDAQRENIRDVLLTHAHLDHIAGLPLFIDDLFANLDEPVRVHARREVIEVLERDVFNWAVYPRFSELRNANGPVLEYREIGANDEFGVAHLKIRSVDVNHKVTSSGFVVEHDDKSIALSGDTAEMDAFWELINETEGLSALLIECAFPNDLGDLADISHHLTPDRLARELDKFRNKDCPVYVVNLKPMYREMIIAEIRSLRLSSVEILEVGRIYEF, encoded by the coding sequence TTGAGACTACAATTGCTGCCAAGTACGATAGATCCAACGGGCAAGGTGTCCGGCGGCCAGCATTTTACATGCTTCGTGATCGACGATCGCGTTGCGATCGACGCAGGCAGTCTGGCGACCTCCGTTTCCGATGCACAGCGCGAAAATATTCGCGATGTACTTCTGACCCATGCTCATCTCGATCATATCGCCGGCCTGCCTCTCTTCATTGACGACCTTTTCGCTAATCTCGATGAACCGGTCCGCGTTCACGCTCGTCGCGAGGTGATCGAGGTACTTGAGCGCGACGTTTTCAATTGGGCGGTGTATCCACGGTTTTCTGAGCTGCGGAACGCCAATGGCCCGGTGCTTGAGTATCGCGAGATCGGGGCAAATGATGAGTTTGGGGTCGCTCACCTGAAAATTAGGTCAGTTGACGTGAATCACAAGGTGACCAGTTCGGGATTTGTAGTTGAGCACGATGATAAGAGCATTGCCCTTTCCGGCGATACAGCCGAAATGGACGCATTTTGGGAACTTATAAATGAGACCGAGGGACTTTCGGCTCTCTTGATCGAATGCGCATTTCCGAACGATCTTGGCGACCTTGCCGACATTTCGCACCACCTCACGCCAGACCGGCTGGCACGAGAACTCGACAAATTTCGGAACAAGGATTGTCCGGTTTACGTCGTGAATCTAAAGCCAATGTATCGCGAGATGATCATCGCCGAGATAAGGTCGCTGCGGCTCTCGTCAGTAGAGATCTTAGAGGTTGGCAGGATCTACGAATTCTAG
- a CDS encoding SDR family oxidoreductase, which produces MENKVALVTGASSGIGRATALAMAEKGASVVAVGRNEGDLGTLRDEARDLKGAIRVHLADITEVSQVDRLVSETVQHLSQIDILVNAAGIIKTGSIESTTLDDWDKMMSINVRSMFYVMQKCVPHLEKTKGNIVNISSVTGTRAFPGVLAYCVSKAATDQLTRCSALDLAPKGIRVNAVNPGVVVTNLHKRGGMSDADYDLFLENAKKTHPLGRAGEAREVADLICFLASEKAGWITGATYAIDGGRAETCAR; this is translated from the coding sequence ATGGAAAATAAGGTTGCTCTTGTAACTGGTGCAAGCAGCGGTATCGGACGAGCGACGGCGCTCGCGATGGCTGAAAAGGGTGCGAGCGTGGTTGCTGTTGGTAGGAACGAGGGCGATCTCGGCACACTTCGCGATGAAGCGCGTGACCTGAAGGGCGCGATCCGCGTTCATTTGGCCGATATTACCGAAGTGTCGCAAGTTGACCGATTGGTATCAGAAACGGTTCAGCATTTGAGTCAAATTGACATACTTGTAAATGCTGCCGGGATCATCAAAACCGGTTCGATCGAAAGTACAACCCTTGACGATTGGGACAAAATGATGTCGATCAACGTTCGTTCGATGTTTTACGTGATGCAAAAATGTGTTCCGCATCTAGAAAAGACCAAGGGGAACATCGTTAACATATCGAGCGTAACCGGAACGCGTGCATTTCCTGGAGTTTTGGCATATTGCGTTTCAAAGGCCGCGACCGATCAGCTCACCCGGTGCAGTGCGCTTGATCTTGCACCAAAAGGGATAAGGGTCAACGCGGTCAATCCAGGAGTTGTTGTCACCAATCTCCACAAGCGCGGCGGAATGAGCGATGCCGATTATGACTTGTTTTTGGAGAATGCAAAGAAGACCCATCCACTGGGTCGAGCCGGCGAAGCGCGAGAGGTCGCTGATCTGATATGCTTCCTCGCTTCCGAAAAAGCCGGTTGGATAACCGGCGCAACGTATGCGATCGACGGAGGCCGGGCGGAGACATGCGCCCGGTAA
- a CDS encoding DUF2490 domain-containing protein, whose protein sequence is MLNFTLFIVATCFSQSTTPDSDFQIWNETTLVFPIIKGSDREEKQIDKLSLLVFGVVRLGQNRLRSTDIRLGTGFDYRINRFISFSPTYLYGRGEVDRRIRAYEHRIRFDLTLGNKWKRFSIKNRNRVEYRFRNSRSDSVRYRNRLTFTYPVKHKGKEVFSPYVHDEVYYDFTAKRFTTNEFAAGISRKLTKDVTADLFYVRRDFRNLQVRYWNGIGVNLKVRID, encoded by the coding sequence GTGCTGAATTTCACGCTTTTCATTGTTGCCACGTGCTTCTCACAATCGACGACTCCGGACTCCGACTTTCAGATCTGGAATGAAACCACCTTGGTTTTTCCGATCATAAAAGGGTCAGATCGCGAAGAAAAACAGATCGACAAGTTATCCCTTTTGGTTTTTGGTGTCGTTCGGCTGGGGCAGAATCGTCTTCGTTCGACCGACATACGACTCGGAACGGGTTTTGATTACAGGATAAACCGCTTTATTTCTTTCTCTCCAACGTATCTTTATGGCCGCGGAGAGGTCGACCGCCGCATACGGGCATATGAACATCGTATACGGTTTGACCTTACCCTAGGCAATAAATGGAAGCGATTCTCGATCAAGAATCGCAATCGTGTCGAATATCGATTCCGGAACTCGCGAAGTGATTCGGTCAGATATCGAAACCGGCTGACGTTCACCTATCCCGTTAAACATAAAGGCAAAGAAGTATTTTCGCCCTACGTTCACGACGAGGTCTACTACGACTTTACAGCGAAGCGATTTACGACGAACGAGTTCGCCGCAGGCATCTCGCGTAAACTGACCAAGGATGTGACCGCTGATCTTTTTTATGTACGCCGCGACTTCCGAAATCTGCAGGTGCGATATTGGAATGGCATCGGCGTAAATCTGAAGGTTCGCATCGATTAA
- a CDS encoding HAMP domain-containing protein, with product MLLLLHLFALFLLVLLGFYVFVANPRNRAHQTFAAFIAFLALWTTKDLIFWNFGTDDVNAGWWVASSFVIALLMQFSLAVFAWVFPEDGRTPRKRAAVLFSPGLILIPAAVFGYLWSEVTLIQGIFSIELAPLAYLFVGYVYFVFFYGAATLFVKYRRYKGTIKGQQLGAILWGLAITGVLKTLANLVLPFFDVYSLLPYSSIFALPGVVIYAYAISSFRLFSLQTAFDQFRLFPITYKIALSIATVAILSFLLFQVPIVWWSFQDGPSIDAWKRYLVFSVVSALIPNLLLVLLVVRIISRPLQKITLAAVSVAEGDYGTEVDLKKSNDEIGLLAGSFNEMSRKMAADIDQLKQMNEQMQRADRLAAMGMLAAGVAHEVNNPLASISSIVQMIRSGKLVGTEKDEQLDLVQQQIDRITRVTKDLTDFSRTRPAERSITSIRAVIESALRLANFDSSFQRLDVELKVEKQLPPIFADGDQLQQVFLNLFLNARDAIDQNGALQISAKADAGNVIIEVSDNGVGLDDVNRKKAFDPFFTTKPAGKGTGLGLAVCYGIVTGHDGTIDVRRNEAGGATFTISLPIVREGK from the coding sequence GTGCTGTTATTACTGCATCTTTTTGCCCTATTTCTGCTCGTCTTGCTTGGGTTCTACGTTTTCGTGGCAAACCCACGCAATCGTGCTCACCAGACGTTCGCTGCATTCATTGCGTTTTTAGCTCTTTGGACCACCAAAGATCTCATCTTCTGGAACTTTGGCACGGACGACGTGAACGCCGGATGGTGGGTCGCTTCGAGTTTCGTAATTGCATTGTTAATGCAGTTTTCATTGGCTGTATTCGCTTGGGTATTTCCTGAGGATGGCCGAACACCGCGAAAGCGAGCGGCCGTATTGTTCTCGCCTGGGCTGATCCTTATTCCCGCCGCTGTCTTTGGATATCTGTGGAGCGAAGTCACTCTTATACAGGGCATATTCTCGATCGAATTGGCACCGCTTGCTTATTTGTTCGTCGGCTATGTTTATTTCGTCTTCTTTTACGGTGCGGCAACGCTTTTTGTTAAGTATCGACGATATAAGGGAACGATAAAGGGCCAACAACTCGGGGCGATACTTTGGGGACTTGCGATCACAGGAGTGTTGAAAACGCTTGCGAATCTCGTCCTGCCGTTCTTTGATGTCTATTCGCTTTTGCCCTACAGCTCGATCTTCGCTTTGCCGGGCGTCGTTATCTACGCGTATGCGATCTCGAGTTTTCGACTTTTTTCGCTGCAGACGGCATTCGATCAGTTTCGGCTGTTTCCGATCACATACAAGATCGCATTGAGTATCGCGACGGTCGCGATCTTGAGTTTTCTGCTCTTTCAGGTGCCTATCGTCTGGTGGTCATTTCAGGATGGGCCATCGATCGACGCGTGGAAGCGTTACCTTGTATTCAGTGTTGTTTCGGCGCTCATCCCAAATCTGCTTCTTGTTCTTCTTGTAGTTCGCATTATTTCTCGTCCACTGCAGAAGATCACTCTTGCCGCAGTTAGCGTCGCCGAAGGTGATTACGGCACAGAGGTCGATCTGAAGAAAAGCAATGACGAGATCGGGCTCCTGGCCGGTTCGTTCAACGAGATGAGCCGGAAAATGGCGGCTGATATCGATCAGCTAAAACAAATGAATGAGCAAATGCAGCGAGCCGACCGATTAGCCGCGATGGGAATGCTTGCGGCGGGTGTCGCGCACGAGGTCAATAATCCGCTTGCCTCGATCTCTAGTATCGTTCAGATGATCCGGTCCGGAAAACTTGTCGGTACGGAAAAGGACGAACAGCTTGACTTGGTACAGCAACAGATCGATCGAATAACCCGAGTAACCAAAGACCTCACAGATTTTTCTCGAACCAGGCCGGCGGAAAGGTCGATCACTAGTATTCGGGCCGTTATCGAATCGGCACTCCGTCTCGCAAATTTCGATTCGTCATTCCAGCGTCTTGATGTCGAACTCAAAGTTGAGAAACAACTCCCGCCGATATTCGCCGACGGCGATCAACTGCAGCAGGTGTTTCTGAATCTTTTTCTTAACGCACGTGATGCGATAGATCAAAACGGAGCTTTACAGATCAGCGCTAAGGCAGATGCCGGAAACGTGATCATCGAGGTCAGCGACAATGGGGTCGGTCTTGATGATGTAAACAGAAAGAAGGCGTTCGACCCTTTCTTTACGACAAAGCCCGCCGGAAAAGGAACCGGTCTCGGACTCGCCGTTTGTTATGGAATAGTTACCGGGCATGACGGCACGATCGACGTTCGAAGAAACGAAGCGGGCGGCGCTACATTCACTATCAGCTTGCCGATAGTCCGCGAAGGCAAATAA
- a CDS encoding amidohydrolase family protein, giving the protein MKHFLYCFAAIAFISCTAIGQQQPVAFVNARIIPIVGQPIENGTIVIQNGKIVAIGPNVQPPAGALINNLSGKTIMPGLVDTHSHIGGGSGADASSPIQPDVRILDGINARSSSIQRAQAGGITTANVMPGSGHLDSGQTLYLKLRDNAVKIDDLLIFSKDGSYAGGIKFANGTNSIRAGGGAFPGTRAKSAALVRAQFIKAQEYRDKVSKAAGDASKLPPRDLAMEALVEVLDRKKVVHFHTHRHDDILTALRLQKEFGFRIVLQHVSEAWKVADEIAAAKAPSSIIFIDSPGGKLETTDIKFENGVALERAGALVGFHTDDSITDSRWFLRSAGLAIRAGMSRDKALYALTMANAIMLDLQDRVGSLEVGKDADIIVLSGDPVSVYTQVLETWVEGKRVFDRSDPKDRLTATGGFGAGNDPGDHINCFDGDLGGGN; this is encoded by the coding sequence ATGAAACACTTCTTATACTGCTTTGCAGCCATTGCTTTCATTTCGTGTACGGCAATCGGACAGCAGCAGCCGGTCGCATTTGTGAACGCGCGGATAATCCCCATCGTCGGTCAGCCGATCGAGAACGGGACGATCGTGATCCAAAATGGCAAGATAGTCGCGATCGGCCCGAACGTTCAACCGCCGGCCGGAGCTTTGATCAACAATCTTTCCGGGAAAACGATAATGCCCGGATTGGTAGATACGCACAGCCATATCGGCGGCGGCTCCGGAGCTGACGCGTCGAGCCCGATACAGCCGGACGTCCGGATCCTCGATGGGATAAATGCCCGATCTTCGAGCATTCAAAGGGCGCAAGCGGGCGGCATCACCACCGCTAACGTAATGCCGGGGTCAGGCCATCTCGATAGTGGCCAAACGCTTTATTTGAAGCTGCGCGACAACGCGGTGAAGATCGACGATCTGTTGATCTTCAGTAAAGATGGCAGTTATGCCGGCGGGATCAAGTTCGCGAACGGAACCAATTCGATCCGTGCAGGTGGGGGTGCCTTTCCGGGAACGCGTGCCAAATCAGCAGCTCTGGTTCGCGCTCAGTTCATAAAGGCACAAGAATACCGCGATAAGGTGTCCAAAGCGGCGGGCGATGCTTCAAAGCTGCCGCCTCGCGACCTCGCGATGGAAGCTCTCGTCGAGGTCCTTGACCGCAAGAAGGTCGTTCATTTCCATACACATCGGCACGACGACATCCTCACCGCCCTTCGCCTTCAGAAAGAGTTTGGGTTTCGGATCGTTCTTCAGCACGTTTCCGAGGCATGGAAGGTCGCCGATGAGATCGCCGCGGCAAAGGCCCCATCGTCAATAATCTTTATCGATTCGCCAGGTGGAAAATTAGAAACGACGGACATCAAGTTCGAGAACGGAGTTGCGCTCGAAAGAGCCGGCGCGTTGGTCGGATTTCACACGGACGACAGCATAACGGATTCCAGGTGGTTCCTCCGTTCGGCCGGATTAGCGATCAGGGCCGGAATGTCCCGTGACAAAGCTCTCTACGCATTAACTATGGCAAATGCCATCATGCTCGATCTTCAGGACAGGGTCGGCTCGCTTGAGGTCGGAAAGGATGCCGATATCATCGTTCTTTCGGGCGATCCGGTAAGTGTTTACACGCAGGTCCTGGAAACCTGGGTCGAAGGCAAGCGGGTCTTCGATCGCAGTGATCCGAAAGATCGATTGACCGCAACCGGAGGTTTCGGTGCGGGCAACGATCCCGGCGATCACATCAACTGCTTCGACGGCGATCTCGGAGGCGGAAACTAA
- a CDS encoding amidohydrolase family protein, producing the protein MILVLAFSLSASAQIAVKGETVWTMAGEPISNGVILVNNGKIEAVGPASQVNIPAGYRVINAKVVTPGLIDAHTVIGLNGYLNQPHDQMALDGGASIQPELRAIDAYNAEEKLVEWVRGFGVTTIHTGHQPSALISGQTMVAKTTGKNVDEATVIPTAMIAVTLGNAANAGAGRSPGSRAKQAAMLRAELIKALENSKKKEPATDLKSAILDRVIKREIPLLITAEAAVDIMTALRIAKEFNIRVVLDGASDGHMLINEIKASGFPVIVHPTMARPGGDRENLSMENAAKLKAAGIPVALQSGYEGYVPKTRVVLFEAAMAAANGMSRRDALATITIDAARILGIDGRVGSIAVGKDADLAMYDGDPFEFITHCIGTMINGKMVSEVIR; encoded by the coding sequence ATGATCCTCGTCCTCGCTTTTTCGCTCTCTGCATCGGCGCAGATAGCGGTCAAAGGTGAGACCGTTTGGACGATGGCCGGCGAGCCGATCTCAAACGGCGTAATACTAGTGAACAACGGCAAGATCGAAGCAGTCGGCCCTGCGTCGCAGGTGAATATACCGGCAGGCTACCGCGTGATCAACGCAAAGGTGGTCACACCCGGCTTGATCGACGCCCATACAGTGATCGGACTCAATGGATACCTCAATCAGCCGCACGACCAAATGGCTCTCGACGGCGGGGCGAGTATTCAGCCGGAACTGCGTGCAATCGACGCCTACAATGCAGAAGAAAAACTTGTCGAATGGGTTCGCGGCTTCGGCGTCACGACCATTCACACTGGACATCAGCCGTCGGCATTGATCTCTGGCCAAACGATGGTAGCGAAGACGACCGGCAAGAACGTGGATGAAGCAACCGTTATCCCGACTGCAATGATCGCCGTGACGCTAGGCAACGCCGCCAATGCGGGAGCCGGCCGCTCGCCGGGATCTCGGGCTAAGCAAGCCGCAATGCTTCGAGCCGAGTTGATAAAAGCACTTGAAAACTCGAAGAAGAAAGAGCCGGCAACTGATCTGAAGTCTGCGATCCTCGATCGGGTGATCAAACGAGAAATACCGCTTTTGATAACGGCTGAGGCGGCCGTCGACATTATGACCGCACTCCGCATCGCGAAGGAGTTCAATATCCGTGTCGTTCTTGACGGTGCGTCAGACGGACATATGCTTATCAACGAGATAAAGGCCTCCGGTTTCCCTGTCATAGTCCATCCGACAATGGCTCGACCGGGTGGCGACCGCGAGAATCTCTCGATGGAAAACGCGGCCAAATTGAAAGCGGCCGGCATTCCCGTAGCGCTACAGAGCGGCTACGAAGGCTACGTTCCGAAAACACGCGTCGTGCTCTTCGAAGCCGCGATGGCTGCCGCAAACGGCATGTCGCGCCGAGATGCATTGGCCACAATTACTATCGATGCTGCAAGGATCCTTGGGATAGATGGCCGGGTTGGCTCGATCGCCGTCGGCAAGGACGCCGACCTTGCAATGTATGACGGCGACCCGTTCGAATTCATTACCCACTGTATCGGAACAATGATAAACGGAAAGATGGTCAGTGAGGTGATCAGGTAA
- a CDS encoding peptidase S10 codes for MLATAFLSTMFLFQAPVTATPRPAESPKPAEASQQQRDEPPVVTKHSSRVGGRQLNYTVTTGFMPIRNAVSGETEGRIFYMAYALDGVADKKTRPLMFSFNGGPGSASVWLHLGALGPKRVKMLDDGMMPPPPYELVENDHSWLDLTDLVFVDPVGTGYSRAAKPEFASKFFSVNGDIDANGEFIRMFLGRNERWASPLYLVGESYGTTRVAGLANHLFERGIGLNGVALVSMVTNFQTIRFADNNDMPLVMMLPSYAATAWYHKALAPSMQSKPLTELLREVENFATREFAPALLRIDRLSKQERNELLEKFSSYTGLSRTFIENQNFRVELGEFNKELLRGRKRTTGRLDSRFLGFDRDSGGTGPEFDPSMTAIRTPYTATFNDYVRRDLGFKSDLEYYILGGGITSPWNWNTNNGYADTTGALSSAMRKNPYMKVFLASGYYDMATPYFASDYTMSSMQLDQALRSNITTEYYEAGHMMYIEKNSLVKLKNDITAFMRNSARR; via the coding sequence ATGTTAGCAACAGCATTTTTGTCGACGATGTTTCTTTTCCAGGCGCCCGTTACGGCAACACCGCGTCCTGCGGAATCGCCGAAGCCCGCCGAGGCTTCACAACAACAGCGTGATGAGCCACCGGTTGTTACAAAACACTCTTCACGAGTGGGTGGTCGACAGCTTAATTACACGGTAACGACCGGGTTCATGCCGATTCGAAACGCGGTCTCGGGCGAAACCGAGGGCCGCATTTTCTATATGGCATATGCTCTCGATGGCGTTGCCGATAAGAAGACGCGCCCTTTGATGTTCTCGTTCAACGGCGGTCCGGGTTCGGCGTCGGTTTGGCTCCATCTCGGGGCGCTTGGGCCAAAACGCGTAAAGATGCTGGACGACGGAATGATGCCTCCGCCGCCTTATGAACTGGTGGAGAACGATCATAGTTGGTTAGATCTAACGGACCTTGTATTCGTGGATCCGGTGGGTACCGGCTATTCGCGAGCCGCAAAGCCGGAATTTGCCTCGAAGTTCTTTTCGGTGAATGGGGACATTGATGCGAATGGCGAATTTATCCGAATGTTCCTAGGCCGCAACGAACGTTGGGCATCACCGCTGTATCTCGTCGGCGAAAGTTACGGCACAACACGAGTAGCCGGACTTGCAAATCACCTCTTCGAGCGTGGGATCGGCCTAAACGGGGTCGCTCTCGTGTCGATGGTCACCAATTTTCAGACTATCCGCTTTGCCGACAATAACGACATGCCGCTTGTAATGATGCTTCCGTCGTATGCGGCAACAGCCTGGTATCACAAAGCATTGGCGCCATCAATGCAAAGCAAGCCTCTGACCGAGTTACTTCGTGAAGTAGAAAATTTCGCCACTCGTGAATTTGCACCCGCCCTGCTGAGGATCGACCGCCTCAGCAAGCAAGAGCGAAACGAACTGCTCGAGAAATTTAGTTCGTATACCGGTCTATCGAGGACATTTATCGAAAATCAGAATTTCCGTGTGGAACTCGGCGAATTCAATAAGGAATTGCTGCGAGGCAGAAAGCGCACGACCGGCCGACTCGATAGCCGCTTTCTGGGGTTTGACCGTGATTCGGGAGGCACCGGACCCGAGTTTGACCCAAGCATGACCGCCATCAGAACCCCTTACACCGCTACCTTTAACGATTATGTTCGGCGCGATCTCGGGTTCAAATCGGATCTCGAATATTACATACTTGGCGGCGGCATCACGTCACCCTGGAACTGGAATACGAATAACGGCTATGCTGACACGACCGGAGCTCTCTCATCAGCGATGCGAAAGAATCCATATATGAAGGTGTTCTTGGCGAGCGGTTATTACGATATGGCCACGCCGTACTTTGCATCCGATTATACTATGTCATCAATGCAGCTTGACCAGGCCCTCCGCAGCAACATCACGACCGAATACTATGAGGCAGGACACATGATGTACATCGAAAAGAACTCACTGGTCAAGTTGAAGAACGACATCACGGCATTTATGCGGAACTCCGCGCGGCGATGA
- a CDS encoding DUF3574 domain-containing protein, whose amino-acid sequence MRNNLLRTTILIATAVSILSIEAFASPGPTLQARSTSALERFLRTELFFGLSKPDGSEVTDEEWIQFLDDVVSPAFPKGYTILLAEGRYQDSSGRTIAEKSRVLVILYPKNKKLESRRKIDMIRAAYIKRFDQEAVIRMDLPGSVDVSFN is encoded by the coding sequence ATGAGAAATAATCTCCTCAGAACCACGATCTTGATAGCAACTGCGGTATCGATACTATCGATCGAAGCGTTCGCATCTCCGGGGCCAACATTACAAGCCAGATCGACCTCGGCGCTCGAAAGATTTCTTAGAACGGAACTTTTTTTCGGCCTTTCGAAGCCTGACGGCAGCGAGGTCACCGATGAAGAATGGATCCAGTTTCTTGACGATGTGGTGAGCCCGGCTTTCCCAAAAGGCTACACGATCCTGCTCGCTGAGGGCCGTTATCAGGATTCGAGCGGGCGAACCATCGCCGAGAAAAGCCGTGTATTGGTCATCCTGTATCCAAAGAACAAAAAGTTAGAAAGCCGCCGAAAGATCGACATGATCAGGGCGGCTTACATCAAGCGATTTGATCAGGAAGCGGTGATCAGAATGGATCTGCCTGGATCCGTGGATGTCTCATTCAACTAA
- a CDS encoding MogA/MoaB family molybdenum cofactor biosynthesis protein: MEPTSVKIMAVVITASDSRHPDNDVSGTTLVGLLIAMGAEVKDRLIVADDVSILEDVIRSSADRTDVNLVLTTGGTGFSPRDNTPEATLAVIERQAPGIAEAIRSKSALKTPSAMLSRGVAGIRSGTLIVNFPGSPNGVVESFEVIRPVLQHAIDLIAGKTSH, translated from the coding sequence ATGGAACCTACCTCAGTGAAAATAATGGCTGTCGTGATCACCGCCAGCGATTCTCGGCACCCGGACAATGACGTTTCGGGGACAACGCTGGTCGGGCTTCTGATCGCGATGGGCGCAGAGGTGAAAGATCGTCTGATCGTCGCTGACGACGTTTCAATTCTGGAAGACGTTATCCGTTCGTCGGCAGATCGCACGGATGTCAACCTCGTTCTGACGACGGGCGGGACGGGGTTCTCTCCACGCGACAATACACCGGAAGCAACACTTGCGGTCATTGAACGACAAGCTCCGGGAATTGCGGAGGCGATCCGAAGCAAGTCGGCTTTGAAAACACCATCAGCAATGCTTTCCCGCGGTGTTGCCGGAATCCGCAGCGGAACTCTGATCGTCAACTTCCCGGGTTCACCAAACGGAGTGGTCGAGAGCTTCGAAGTGATCCGTCCAGTTCTTCAGCATGCTATCGACCTGATCGCCGGTAAAACATCGCATTAG
- a CDS encoding DMT family transporter, which translates to MSTKETILTDGVKAMFLSTLSFAIANIIVKQVSHIPAMEVVFFRCLLATLFCLVGLKRAGADWRGSNHTLLLLRGLFGTTALYLFFTTVQNIPLASAMTIQYLSPIFTTIIAIFVLRESVKPIQWIFYAIAFSGVLLIERFDPRISLFYLVIGIVSAFCSGVAYNLVRSMKGKEHPLTVVLHFQLVGVVAGFISLFFEWRMPTDWDWLFLFLIGVFSQLGQIFLTNALQREAVAGVAIVNYSGLIYAVTIGWIVFGELQTVSSIMGMSLVVFGVLLSVLYSRRVRAMEKLESTVA; encoded by the coding sequence TTGAGCACAAAGGAAACAATACTAACAGACGGCGTCAAGGCGATGTTTCTTTCGACGCTGTCGTTTGCGATCGCCAATATTATCGTCAAACAGGTGTCGCACATTCCCGCGATGGAGGTCGTGTTTTTCAGGTGTCTCCTTGCGACTCTCTTTTGTCTTGTAGGGTTAAAGCGCGCCGGAGCCGACTGGCGTGGCTCCAACCACACGTTATTGCTGCTCCGCGGATTGTTCGGAACGACAGCGCTATATCTGTTTTTCACCACCGTTCAGAATATTCCGCTTGCATCGGCGATGACGATCCAGTACCTTTCGCCGATCTTTACGACCATCATCGCGATCTTTGTGCTTCGCGAATCAGTAAAGCCGATCCAGTGGATCTTTTACGCGATCGCGTTCTCGGGTGTTTTGCTGATCGAACGATTCGATCCTAGGATCTCGCTCTTCTATCTCGTGATCGGTATTGTTTCGGCATTTTGTTCTGGTGTCGCATACAATCTTGTGAGAAGCATGAAGGGAAAGGAACATCCGCTGACAGTTGTTTTGCACTTTCAGTTGGTCGGCGTTGTTGCCGGGTTTATCAGTCTTTTCTTCGAATGGCGGATGCCGACGGATTGGGACTGGCTATTCCTGTTTCTGATCGGAGTATTTTCGCAGCTCGGTCAGATATTTCTTACGAACGCGTTGCAGCGCGAAGCGGTTGCTGGTGTTGCGATCGTGAACTACTCCGGCCTCATATATGCCGTCACGATAGGCTGGATCGTTTTTGGCGAACTTCAAACCGTATCTAGTATCATGGGAATGTCGCTGGTCGTATTCGGCGTATTGCTAAGTGTACTTTACAGCAGACGGGTCAGGGCAATGGAAAAGCTAGAATCGACAGTCGCGTAA
- a CDS encoding FeoB-associated Cys-rich membrane protein translates to MHIQSIIVFLIVLAAVVYIAANFIRKHRPTKHVGECKQECGCGR, encoded by the coding sequence GTGCACATCCAAAGCATCATCGTTTTTCTTATCGTTCTAGCGGCTGTCGTTTACATTGCCGCAAACTTTATTCGTAAACACCGCCCGACGAAGCATGTTGGCGAATGTAAGCAAGAATGCGGCTGCGGCCGCTAG